From Enoplosus armatus isolate fEnoArm2 chromosome 23, fEnoArm2.hap1, whole genome shotgun sequence, a single genomic window includes:
- the cdca9 gene encoding borealin-2, translated as MPLRRTRNAGNAQNKEQQGREMRQTRLALFIQQFEKEAQERMNELEAKMENMLATVDKVFKVELMKMPPSLQNTLIGDLISEEEISASDVSIAMKNESFEMHQPLRRVPSKRVKSTDSTPGQSTPAQRSSSKTSKGGKGTKRTRTLVGSNSTGNLRGSSVTAKRTQSRLTKTNDQTAPTKPKLRSVVSAGDLHCSMAGSAAHITVTTALGQTVCFSEETKDEINLDLLDDVAWCQIQKLTSLVDYLSSRCQR; from the exons ATGCCGCTGAGACGGACGAGAAACGCAGGAAATGCCCAGAATAAAGAGCAGCAGGGCCGGGAGATGCGACAGACCAGACTGGCCCTCTTCATTCAACAGTTTGAGAAAGAAG CACAAGAGCGTATGAACGAGTTAGAGGCCAAAATGGAGAACATGTTGGCGACAGTGGACAAAGTCTTCAAAGTGGAACTGATGAAGATGCCTCCGTCTCTTCAAAACACGCTCATAGGGGACTTAATAAGCG aggaggAAATCTCAGCAAGCGATGTGTCAATTGCTATGAAG AATGAGTCCTTTGAGATGCACCAGCCCCTCAGGAGGGTCCCCAGTAAAAGAG taAAATCGACTGATTCTACACCGGGTCAGTCCACCCCAGCCCAGAGGTCCTCATCCAAGACCTCTAAG GgaggaaaagggacaaaaagGACGAGAACTTTAGTTGGTAGCAACAGCACTGGAAATCTCAG GGGCTCCTCAGTCACTGCCAAAAGAACTCAAAGCCGCTTGACAAAGACCAATGACCAGACCGCACCGACCAAACCTAAACTCAG GTCTGTCGTCTCTGCTGGTGATCTGCACTGCTCAATGGCAGGCTCTGCTGCACACATCACTGTGACCACAGCACTAGGACAG ACTGTCTGCTTTTCTGAAGAGACCAAGGATGAAATTAACTTGGACTTGCTGGATGACGTGGCATGGTGCCAGATTCAGAAGCTCACG AGTCTGGTGGATTATCTGTCAAGTCGCTGCCAGCGATGA